A window from Zingiber officinale cultivar Zhangliang chromosome 7A, Zo_v1.1, whole genome shotgun sequence encodes these proteins:
- the LOC122001244 gene encoding protein WVD2-like 3 isoform X1, which translates to MLERAKSNLLMGGEIIKVAFDGKSDHAVRMLDDENSHRQQELPLLSDLCVDDDTAENKHIIHKSLNQKKSAALKPANSGNSQSNRTVPQPFTLATEKRASGGHHSIISVTVNAGKHATVEYLQSRNITNKPQVTYPLRNSLLSSRKPLQLHNATQADEEESHSFALATPSVRTLRGKTTVATAPSFRCSERADKRKEFYSKLEQKHLALEAEKNQSEARIREEQEAALKKLRKRLSFKAHPIPSFYHEGPPPKAELKKVPPTRAKSPNLTRRKSYNDATPAEGLNCARTCGQSHHYCSIVDTEDMNKNVKGRENIKCRLTVIDQTTAAVMLRT; encoded by the exons GTTAATGGGTGGGGAAATCATTAAAGTGGCTTTTGATGGTAAGTCAGACCATGCAGTAAGGATGCTAGATGATGAGAATTCTCATAGGCAACAAGAACTGCCTCTTCTCAGTGATCTGTGTGTGGATGACGATACAGCAGAAAATAAGCATATTATTCACAAGTCATTAAATCAAAAAAAGTCAGCTGCACTGAAACCAGCTAATTCTGGAAATTCACAGTCTAACCGCACTGTTCCTCAGCCTTTCACTCTTGCAACTGAAAAGCGTGCTTCTGGTGGACATCACTCTATCATTTCTGTAACTGTGAATGCAGGCAAACACGCAACTGTAGAATATCTCCAGTCCAGAAATATCACAAACAAGCCTCAGGTGACCTATCCATTG AGAAACTCACTTCTCTCATCCAGGAAGCCTTTGCAACTTCATAATGCAACGCAAGCAGATGAAGAAGAGTCTCACTCTTTTGCTTT AGCTACACCATCTGTAAGAACTTTGAGAGGCAAAACAACTGTAGCAACTGCCCCTAGTTTCAGATGCAGTGAGCGTGCAGACAAGAGAAAGGAG TTCTACTCCAAGTTGGAACAGAAACACCTAGCTTTGGAGGCAGAAAAAAATCAGTCTGAAGCTAGGATCCGG GAAGAGCAAGAGGCAGCTCTGAAAAAGTTGAGGAAGAGGTTATCATTCAAAGCACACCCAATTCCTAGCTTCTACCATGAGGGTCCTCCTCCGAAGGCTGAGCTAAAGAAG GTACCTCCTACTCGAGCGAAATCCCCAAATCTCACTCGAAGAAAGAGCTACAACGATGCCACCCCAGCCGAAGGACTCAACTGTGCTAGAACTTGCGGACAATCTCATCATTACTGTTCCATTGTTGACACTGAGGATATGAATAAGAATGTGAAAGGCAGAGAAAACATCAAATGCAGGCTCACTGTTATTGATCAGACAACAGCTGCAGTTATGTTACGGACATGA
- the LOC122001244 gene encoding protein WVD2-like 3 isoform X2, translating to MLERAKSNLLMGGEIIKVAFDGKSDHAVRMLDDENSHRQQELPLLSDLCVDDDTAENKHIIHKSLNQKKSAALKPANSGNSQSNRTVPQPFTLATEKRASGGHHSIISVTVNAGKHATVEYLQSRNITNKPQRNSLLSSRKPLQLHNATQADEEESHSFALATPSVRTLRGKTTVATAPSFRCSERADKRKEFYSKLEQKHLALEAEKNQSEARIREEQEAALKKLRKRLSFKAHPIPSFYHEGPPPKAELKKVPPTRAKSPNLTRRKSYNDATPAEGLNCARTCGQSHHYCSIVDTEDMNKNVKGRENIKCRLTVIDQTTAAVMLRT from the exons GTTAATGGGTGGGGAAATCATTAAAGTGGCTTTTGATGGTAAGTCAGACCATGCAGTAAGGATGCTAGATGATGAGAATTCTCATAGGCAACAAGAACTGCCTCTTCTCAGTGATCTGTGTGTGGATGACGATACAGCAGAAAATAAGCATATTATTCACAAGTCATTAAATCAAAAAAAGTCAGCTGCACTGAAACCAGCTAATTCTGGAAATTCACAGTCTAACCGCACTGTTCCTCAGCCTTTCACTCTTGCAACTGAAAAGCGTGCTTCTGGTGGACATCACTCTATCATTTCTGTAACTGTGAATGCAGGCAAACACGCAACTGTAGAATATCTCCAGTCCAGAAATATCACAAACAAGCCTCAG AGAAACTCACTTCTCTCATCCAGGAAGCCTTTGCAACTTCATAATGCAACGCAAGCAGATGAAGAAGAGTCTCACTCTTTTGCTTT AGCTACACCATCTGTAAGAACTTTGAGAGGCAAAACAACTGTAGCAACTGCCCCTAGTTTCAGATGCAGTGAGCGTGCAGACAAGAGAAAGGAG TTCTACTCCAAGTTGGAACAGAAACACCTAGCTTTGGAGGCAGAAAAAAATCAGTCTGAAGCTAGGATCCGG GAAGAGCAAGAGGCAGCTCTGAAAAAGTTGAGGAAGAGGTTATCATTCAAAGCACACCCAATTCCTAGCTTCTACCATGAGGGTCCTCCTCCGAAGGCTGAGCTAAAGAAG GTACCTCCTACTCGAGCGAAATCCCCAAATCTCACTCGAAGAAAGAGCTACAACGATGCCACCCCAGCCGAAGGACTCAACTGTGCTAGAACTTGCGGACAATCTCATCATTACTGTTCCATTGTTGACACTGAGGATATGAATAAGAATGTGAAAGGCAGAGAAAACATCAAATGCAGGCTCACTGTTATTGATCAGACAACAGCTGCAGTTATGTTACGGACATGA
- the LOC122001244 gene encoding protein WVD2-like 3 isoform X3 produces the protein MGGEIIKVAFDGKSDHAVRMLDDENSHRQQELPLLSDLCVDDDTAENKHIIHKSLNQKKSAALKPANSGNSQSNRTVPQPFTLATEKRASGGHHSIISVTVNAGKHATVEYLQSRNITNKPQVTYPLRNSLLSSRKPLQLHNATQADEEESHSFALATPSVRTLRGKTTVATAPSFRCSERADKRKEFYSKLEQKHLALEAEKNQSEARIREEQEAALKKLRKRLSFKAHPIPSFYHEGPPPKAELKKVPPTRAKSPNLTRRKSYNDATPAEGLNCARTCGQSHHYCSIVDTEDMNKNVKGRENIKCRLTVIDQTTAAVMLRT, from the exons ATGGGTGGGGAAATCATTAAAGTGGCTTTTGATGGTAAGTCAGACCATGCAGTAAGGATGCTAGATGATGAGAATTCTCATAGGCAACAAGAACTGCCTCTTCTCAGTGATCTGTGTGTGGATGACGATACAGCAGAAAATAAGCATATTATTCACAAGTCATTAAATCAAAAAAAGTCAGCTGCACTGAAACCAGCTAATTCTGGAAATTCACAGTCTAACCGCACTGTTCCTCAGCCTTTCACTCTTGCAACTGAAAAGCGTGCTTCTGGTGGACATCACTCTATCATTTCTGTAACTGTGAATGCAGGCAAACACGCAACTGTAGAATATCTCCAGTCCAGAAATATCACAAACAAGCCTCAGGTGACCTATCCATTG AGAAACTCACTTCTCTCATCCAGGAAGCCTTTGCAACTTCATAATGCAACGCAAGCAGATGAAGAAGAGTCTCACTCTTTTGCTTT AGCTACACCATCTGTAAGAACTTTGAGAGGCAAAACAACTGTAGCAACTGCCCCTAGTTTCAGATGCAGTGAGCGTGCAGACAAGAGAAAGGAG TTCTACTCCAAGTTGGAACAGAAACACCTAGCTTTGGAGGCAGAAAAAAATCAGTCTGAAGCTAGGATCCGG GAAGAGCAAGAGGCAGCTCTGAAAAAGTTGAGGAAGAGGTTATCATTCAAAGCACACCCAATTCCTAGCTTCTACCATGAGGGTCCTCCTCCGAAGGCTGAGCTAAAGAAG GTACCTCCTACTCGAGCGAAATCCCCAAATCTCACTCGAAGAAAGAGCTACAACGATGCCACCCCAGCCGAAGGACTCAACTGTGCTAGAACTTGCGGACAATCTCATCATTACTGTTCCATTGTTGACACTGAGGATATGAATAAGAATGTGAAAGGCAGAGAAAACATCAAATGCAGGCTCACTGTTATTGATCAGACAACAGCTGCAGTTATGTTACGGACATGA
- the LOC122001245 gene encoding uncharacterized protein LOC122001245 yields MADHDLVLGNPGLALGQNHELVIGEGQGLGLGQRHGLVLGHPHDHNLGLGQSHNHDLVLGHSHESQLVLGHHHHQHHHDHGHDDGEDLALGQNHDADQDGLAQSHELGISDNHELTLADTHDLSVDHSLDQLSVDHEQELALGLTQEMLQGQLVVPQVLQARALVVSPDHQITVGQEFADVKSCRRAIRDAAIACHFEIQTVKSDKTRFTAKCAADGCPWRIHAAKLPGVPNFTIRTINETHTCNGIYHLGHQQASVEWVASSVEEQLRENPQYKPKEILEEIHRMHGITLSYKQAWRGKERIMAAVRGSFEEGYRLLPHYCEQIKRTNPGSIANVYKNPEDDCFQRLFISFYASIYGFVNACRPLIGLDKTVLKSKYLGTLLLATGFDGDGALFPLAFGVVDDATDENWIWFLSELHALLEANTENMPRLTILSDRQKGIIDGVDFNFPTAFHGFCMQHLTESFRKEFSNSALVDIFWGAAHALTDYEFDAKVREIEQISPEAAFWIGRIPPRLWATAFFEGTRFGHLTANIIESINGWILEASSLPIIQMMEYIRRQLMTWFNERREVSMQWTTILVPSAERRVSDAIEHARGYQVGRANEAEFEVVSPREGSIIVDIRNRCCLCRGWQLYGLPCAHGVAALLSCRQNVHRYTESCFTVATYRKAYSQTIHPIPDKSLWREMPDSNQNANNQIVLVVNPPKSLRPPARPRKKRARSEDQGRAKRIVHCSRCNQTGHFRTTCAAPV; encoded by the coding sequence ATGGCTGACCATGATTTGGTTCTTGGAAATCCTGGTTTGGCTCTTGGCCAGAATCACGAGCTAGTTATTGGCGAAGGTCAGGGTTTAGGACTTGGACAGAGGCATGGTCTGGTTCTTGGGCACCCTCATGACCACAATCTCGGTCTAGGCCAATCCCACAATCATGATCTCGTACTTGGGCATTCACATGAGAGTCAACTAGTTTTGGGGCACCATCACCACCAGCACCACCATGACCATGGCCACGATGATGGCGAGGACTTGGCTTTAGGACAGAATCATGATGCCGATCAAGATGGCCTTGCACAGAGTCATGAATTGGGTATATCAGACAACCATGAATTGACTCTCGCTGATACCCATGATCTCAGTGTTGATCATAGCTTGGACCAGCTCTCAGTGGACCATGAGCAGGAGCTTGCCCTCGGATTGACGCAAGAGATGTTGCAGGGTCAGCTGGTAGTTCCTCAGGTATTGCAGGCCCGAGCACTGGTtgtgagtccagaccaccagatcACTGTGGGACAGGAATTTGCAGATGTCAAGAGCTGTCGACGAGCTATACGGGATGCAGCCATTGCTTGCCATTTTGAAATCCAAACTGTAAAATCTGATAAGACACGCTTCACAGCAAAGTGTGCCGCCGACGGTTGCCCTTGGCGCATCCATGCAGCAAAGCTCCCTGGTGTGCCAAACTTCACTATCAGGACCATCAATGAGACTCATACATGCAACGGAATTTACCATCTTGGGCATCAACAGGCATCAGTTGAGTGGGTGGCAAGTTCTGTTGAGGAACAGCTTCGGGAGAACCCGCAGTACAAGCCTAAGGAGATACTAGAAGAGATCCACCGCATGCATGGAATAACTTTGTCCTACAAGCAAGCatggagaggaaaggagaggaTTATGGCTGCAGTTCGTGGGTCCTTCGAGGAAGGATATCGTCTCTTGCCACACTATTGCGAGCAAATTAAGAGGACCAATCCAGGAAGCATTGCTAATGTATACAAAAATCCAGAAGATGATTGTTTTCAACGACTATTTATCTCATTCTATGCCTCAATATATGGTTTCGTAAATGCATGCCGACCTTTGATTGGGCTAGATAAGACTGTTCTGAAGAGCAAATATCTGGGAACCTTACTCTTGGCCACCGGATTTGATGGAGATGGTGCTTTATTTCCTCTAGCTTTTGGGGTTGTTGATGATGCAACTGACGAGAATTGGATATGGTTTTTATCTGAACTGCATGCTTTACTTGAGGCCAATACGGAGAACATGCCGAGGCTCACAATTTTGTCAGATAGGCAGAAAGGAATTATTGATGGCGTCGACTTCAACTTCCCAACTGCCTTCCATGGGTTCTGCATGCAGCATCTCACTGAGAGTTTCCGCAAAGAGTTCAGCAACTCTGCACTTGTTGATATCTTCTGGGGAGCTGCTCATGCTCTCACAGACTATGAATTTGATGCTAAAGTAAGAGAAATTGAGCAAATATCACCTGAAGCTGCCTTCTGGATCGGAAGGATTCCACCGCGTCTTTGGGCAACCGCCTTCTTTGAGGGAACTCGATTTGGACACCTCACAGCAAATATCATTGAATCGATTAATGGTTGGATACTCGAAGCTTCTTCACTCCCAATAATCCAGATGATGGAGTACATCAGGCGGCAGTTGATGACTTGGTTTAACGAGCGACGTGAAGTAAGCATGCAGTGGACGACAATCCTCGTGCCATCTGCTGAACGCCGTGTCTCTGATGCAATAGAACATGCAAGGGGCTATCAAGTTGGAAGAGCAAATGAAGCGGAATTCGAAGTGGTGTCTCCTCGCGAAGGAAGCATAATTGTGGACATTCGCAACCGCTGTTGCCTTTGCCGGGGTTGGCAGCTCTATGGCTTGCCCTGTGCTCATGGAGTGGCTGCACTTCTCTCATGCCGACAGAATGTTCATCGCTACACAGAAAGCTGCTTCACTGTGGCGACATATCGGAAGGCATATTCACAGACTATACATCCAATTCCAGACAAGAGCCTTTGGAGGGAAATGCCCGACTCAAACCAAAATGCCAATAATCAGATTGTCTTAGTAGTTAATCCACCGAAGTCGCTTAGGCCTCCTGCAAGGccaagaaagaagagagctcgcTCGGAAGATCAAGGACGAGCTAAGCGGATCGTGCATTGTAGTCGGTGCAATCAAACGGGTCACTTCCGAACAACCTGCGCAGCGCCTGTATAA
- the LOC122001246 gene encoding aspartic proteinase 36-like encodes MQLNRGSPWRDPLPFSIASSPSAFLFGAVLLPEEIAGMVFRRRPMRIPQLILLLLVASAAVVFAAQHPAEAFKAGLRLERTLPTKGVHLDHLRARDRSRHGRSLLGTSGVVDFPVEGSANPFTVGLYYTRVRLGNPAKDYYVQIDTGSDALWVVCSPCDGCPSSSELNIQLNFYEPDKSSTSTVLTCSDDRCNSALQIGEAMCPSASSSDACSYSFKYGDGSGTAGYYVYDTIYFDTITGNQQPLNSSAQIVFGCSSSQSGDLTKSDKAVGGIFGFGQNGLSVISQLSATGVVPSVFSHCLRGSESGGGILVLGEIVEPGIVYTPLVPSQPHYNVNLESIAVNGHTLSIDSSVFTTTNTQGTIVDSGTTLAYLAEQAYEPFVNAIVASVSSSVRSVPAPGGNECFVTSSSLDESFPSVTLNFKGGASLSLNPEDYLLQQGAIDNTIIWCIGFQNNQGSGITILGDLVLKDKIVVYDLANQRIGWRSYDCSQSVNVSTSPSRNQFLNTGQFSINGASHIIYHKLLWTATGFLFLFLFFM; translated from the exons ATGCAATTAAATCGAGGATCGCCATGGCGTGACCCTCTTCCCTTCTCCATCGCTTCTTCACCTTCCGCTTTCCTCTTCGGTGCCGTTTTGTTACCGGAAGAAATAGCGGGGATGGTTTTCCGTCGGCGGCCGATGCGGATTCCGCAGTTGATCCTCCTTCTCCTCGTTGCCTCCGCTGCCGTGGTGTTTGCCGCGCAACATCCGGCCGAAGCGTTCAAGGCAGGCCTGAGGCTGGAGAGAACGCTGCCGACGAAGGGCGTCCACCTGGATCATCTACGAGCCCGCGACCGCTCCCGCCATGGTCGGTCCTTGCTCGGCACGTCCGGCGTCGTGGATTTCCCCGTCGAGGGCTCCGCCAATCCCTTCACCGTTGG GCTTTATTACACTCGCGTGAGACTGGGGAACCCAGCTAAAGACTATTATGTTCAGATCGATACAGGGAGCGATGCCTTGTGGGTGGTATGCAGTCCTTGCGATGGTTGCCCAAGTTCTAGTGAGTTGAAT ATCCAACTGAACTTTTATGAACCGGACAAGTCATCCACATCTACAGTCCTTACTTGTTCTGACGATCGTTGTAACTCTGCTCTCCAAATTGGAGAGGCCATGTGTCCTTCTGCCTCTTCAAGTGATGCCTGCAGTTACTCCTTCAAGTACGGTGATGGGAGTGGAACTGCTGGTTATTATGTATATGATACTATCTACTTTGATACAATTACAGGAAATCAACAGCCATTGAATTCTTCAGCTCAAATTGTTTTCGG ATGTAGCAGCTCACAATCAGGGGATTTGACAAAGTCAGACAAGGCAGTTGGTGGGATTTTTGGGTTTGGACAGAACGGATTATCTGTCATTTCACAACTGTCTGCTACAGGTGTTGTACCTTCAGTTTTTTCTCACTGCTTGAGGGGTTCAGAAAGTGGTGGAGGTATATTGGTTCTTGGGGAGATTGTGGAACCGGGTATTGTCTACACCCCGCTTGTGCCCTCCCA GCCTCATTACAATGTAAACTTAGAGAGCATTGCTGTCAACGGCCATACGTTATCCATTGACTCATCAGTGTTCACCACAACAAACACCCAAGGAACCATTGTCGACTCTGGTACCACATTGGCTTACCTTGCTGAACAAGCTTATGAGCCTTTTGTTAATGCG ATAGTGGCTTCTGTTTCATCATCGGTGCGTTCAGTCCCTGCTCCTGGTGGAAATGAGTGTTTTGTGACTTCCAGCAG TCTTGATGAATCATTCCCTTCTGTCACACTGAACTTCAAGGGCGGTGCTTCCCTGTCACTAAATCCTGAGGACTATCTATTACAGCAGGGTGCTATT GATAATACAATCATATGGTGTATAGGCTTTCAAAACAACCAAGGTTCAGGAATAACCATTCTAGGAG ACCTTGTCCTGAAGGATAAGATAGTTGTTTATGATTTAGCTAATCAGCGCATCGGCTGGAGGAGTTACGATT GTTCTCAGTCTGTCAATGTTAGCACATCGCCTAGCAGGAACCAGTTCCTAAACACTGGACAATTCAGCATTAATGGAGCATCGCACATCATTTACCACAAACTGCTATGGACTGCCACGGGATTTTTGTTCTTGTTTCTGTTCTTTATGTGA
- the LOC122001247 gene encoding probable glycosyltransferase At5g03795, whose protein sequence is MDSPRTLLFHGGGRGAKLAAVTVAVFLPLVLVSMVILAVDSKSSSTWASSSYVSLPPPLLPPPSPPPPDGGGGGGGGSDGGGGGDGGDGGDGSSGGGELKLGAPSPAPEPAISPIGYNIEMDTRTLQGKTRRDVKLDKLEHDLARARASIKKASLNKEVEELDKDYVPQGPSYLNAYAFHRSYLEMEKLFKVYVYEEGEPPLFHDGPCRSIYSSEGRFINSMDLDSHFRIRDPSLAHVFFLPFSVVRMVKLIYKPNSHDMSPLIRTISDYINVVSDKYPYWNRSLGADHFMLSCHDWGPYTSQAIPLLYNSSIRALCNANTSEGFNPAKDVSLPEINLKTDDISSMMGGPPASRRPILAFFAGGDHGPVRPLLLKAWKGKDQDVQVHEYLPKGVSYYDMMRKSKFCLCPSGYEVASPRITEAIYLGCVPVTINDHYVLPFSDVLNWKAFSVQVAVEDIPNIKTILSGISSRQYIMMKRRGELVQRHFVVNSPPKRFDAFHMILHSIWLRRLNIRIDQQD, encoded by the exons ATGGACTCACCTCGCACGCTTCTCTTCCATGGCGGCGGCAGAGGAGCGAAGTTGGCGGCGGTGACGGTGGCTGTTTTCCTTCCTCTGGTTTTGGTGTCCATGGTGATCCTTGCTGTGGACTCGAAGTCCTCTTCAACTTGGGCTTCCTCTTCTTATgtttcccttcctcctcctcttcttcctcctccttctcctcctcctcctgatggtggcggcggcggcggcggcggtagtGATGGTGGTGGTGGCGGCGACGGCGGCGACGGCGGCGACGGTAGTAGTGGAGGAGGGGAGTTGAAGCTTGGCGCCCCGAGCCCGGCGCCGGAGCCT gCAATATCACCAATTGGGTACAATATTGAGATGGACACTAGGACTTTACAAGGAAAAACAAGAAGAGATGTCAAATTAGACAAGCTTGAACATGACTTAGCCAGAGCTCGAGCTTCTATCAAAAAAGCATCATTGAATAAAGAAGTGGAAGAGCTCGACAAAGACTATGTTCCACAAGGCCCATCGTATCTGAATGCTTATGCTTTTCACAG GAGTTATTTGGAAATGGAGAAATTGTTCAAAGTCTATGTGTACGAAGAAGGAGAACCGCCCTTGTTCCATGATGGACCTTGTCGAAGTATATATTCTTCGGAAGGAAGATTCATCAATAGCATGGACTTGGATAGTCATTTTCGAATCAGGGATCCTAGTTTAGCCCATGTTTTCTTTCTCCCCTTCAGTGTTGTGAGGATGGTGAAGTTGATCTACAAGCCGAATTCACACGATATGTCGCCATTAATTAGAACCATTTCCGACTATATCAATGTCGTTTCCGATAAGTATCCGTATTGGAACAGGAGTCTCGGTGCCGATCATTTCATGCTCTCGTGTCACGATTGG GGGCCTTATACTTCCCAAGCTATTCCTCTCCTCTACAATTCTTCCATTCGCGCCTTGTGCAATGCAAACACATCGGAAGGCTTCAATCCTGCAAAAGATGTATCGCTCCCTGAAATAAACCTGAAGACCGATGACATTTCGAGCATGATGGGAGGGCCACCAGCTTCCCGGCGTCCCATCCTCGCATTCTTTGCCGGTGGCGATCACGGTCCTGTGAGACCTTTGCTTCTCAAAGCATGGAAGGGCAAAGACCAAGATGTCCAAGTCCATGAGTACCTCCCAAAGGGGGTGTCCTACTACGACATGATGAGGAAGAGCAAGTTTTGCCTTTGCCCGAGCGGATATGAGGTTGCAAGCCCGCGCATTACGGAGGCAATCTACCTAGGTTGCGTTCCGGTGACGATCAACGATCACTATGTGTTGCCATTCAGCGATGTGCTCAATTGGAAGGCCTTCTCGGTGCAGGTGGCAGTGGAGGACATCCCGAACATAAAGACGATTCTATCCGGCATCTCTTCCAGGCAATACATAATGATGAAGAGGCGAGGGGAATTGGTGCAAAGGCATTTTGTGGTGAACAGCCCGCCGAAAAGGTTCGACGCATTCCATATGATCCTTCACTCGATATGGCTGAGACGGCTAAACATCCGCATTGATCAACAAGATTAG
- the LOC122001249 gene encoding uncharacterized protein LOC122001249, whose amino-acid sequence MASATIALSAATSTFFATRRRFNLCSSSSTSRSPSIFLHSPTKPSHPSKILPFGPKLASFNHSLVSSFRSVVCNGSSTTCSCEAAAEESKRSGLRRLLLIAVVWKALAFACCGASLAAAATAADSIRASGFGLQVATALRRLGWADELVVFVLATLPVLELRGAIPVGYWMQIHPLAITVLAVLGNMVPVPFLILYLKKFASFVSQKSDAATRLVNLLFERAKEKAAPVEEFQWLGLMLFVAVPFPGTGAWTGAMVAAILDMPFWSAFSANLVGVVLAGLLVNLLVNLGLKYAILTGFLLFFASTAMWSVLRSIKKSIDAN is encoded by the exons ATGGCTTCTGCTACAATTGCGCTCTCAGCTGCGACATCCACCTTCTTTGCAACCAGAAGAAGATTCAATCtctgttcatcttcttcaaccTCAAGGAGCCCTTCGATCTTCCTTCATTCCCCCACAAAACCCTCCCACCCATCAAAAATCCTACCTTTCGGACCAAAGCTTGCTTCTTTCAACCACTCTCTCGTCTCCTCCTTTCGATCTGTTGTCTGCAATGGTTCTTCGACGACATGCTCGTGTGAAGCTGCTGCAGAAGAATCGAAGCGGTCCGGGCTTCGAAGGCTTCTCCTGATCGCGGTGGTCTGGAAAGCTCTCGCCTTTGCTTGTTGCGGCGCTTCTCTggccgccgccgccaccgccgccgACTCCATAAGAGCATCCGGTTTCGGGTTACAGGTGGCGACTGCGCTGAGACGACTAGGTTGGGCCGATGAACTCGTCGTCTTCGTTCTCGCGACTCTCCCAGTTCTAGAGCTCCGCGGCGCCATCCCGGTCGGATACTGGATGCAGATCCATCCCCTCGCTATCACAGTTCTAGCCGTTCTAGG AAACATGGTCCCCGTGCCATTCCTCATCCTCTACTTGAAAAAGTTCGCATCTTTCGTCTCCCAGAAGAGCGATGCAGCAACCCGGCTTGTTAACCTTCTGTTCGAGAGAGCCAAGGAGAAGGCAGCGCCGGTGGAGGAGTTCCAATGGCTGGGTCTGATGCTGTTCGTTGCGGTGCCATTTCCGGGCACCGGAGCTTGGACGGGAGCCATGGTCGCGGCGATCCTCGACATGCCGTTCTGGTCGGCGTTCTCTGCCAATCTTGTCGGCGTGGTTCTTGCTGGATTGCTGGTTAATCTGCTGGTGAATCTCGGATTGAAGTACGCCATCTTGACTGGTTTTCTCCTGTTTTTTGCATCCACTGCCATGTGGTCTGTCCTGCGATCGATTAAGAAATCGATCGATGCAAACTGA